One window of the Triticum dicoccoides isolate Atlit2015 ecotype Zavitan chromosome 3B, WEW_v2.0, whole genome shotgun sequence genome contains the following:
- the LOC119282386 gene encoding dirigent protein 22-like translates to MASAALFVLLALATMKPQTASSEKETHLKVYWHDVVSGPDPSSVPVARAATTNTSKTAFGVVMVMDNSLTEGPSMNSSRLTGRAQDTYIAAGKDQLALLMLMSFVFTAGKYNSSSVAIMGRNAVFTEVREMAVVGGTGVFRWARGYAQARTHTLDLKTGDATVEYNVFIMH, encoded by the coding sequence ATGGCCTCTGCCGCGCTCTTCGTCCTCCTCGCCCTGGCCACCATGAAGCCACAGACCGCATCGTCCGAGAAGGAGACGCACCTCAAGGTGTACTGGCACGACGTGGTGAGCGGACCGGACCCATCATCGGTGCCCGTGGCACGCGCGGCCACGACCAACACCTCCAAGACAGCCTTCGGCGTCGTCATGGTCATGGACAACTCACTCACCGAGGGGCCCAGCATGAACTCATCCAGGCTCACGGGCCGCGCCCAGGACACCTACATCGCCGCCGGCAAGGACCAGCTGGCGCTGCTCATGCTCATGAGCTTCGTCTTCACCGCCGGCAAGTACAACAGCAGCAGCGTCGCCATTATGGGTCGCAACGCTGTGTTCACCGAGGTCCGAGAGATGGCTGTCGTTGGCGGTACCGGCGTTTTTAGGTGGGCTCGGGGGTACGCGCAGGCCAGGACGCACACCTTGGACCTCAAGACCGGCGACGCCACCGTTGAGTACAACGTATTCATCATGCACTAG